The Nocardioides zeae genome includes the window CCGGGCCGGCGCGACCGCGCTGGGCGCGTCGTACAACGCCCCGGTGCCGCGGGACGTCGCCACCGCGGCGTACGAGCGCGTCGCCACTGAGGTGAACCCGGGCAACGACCCCGCCGTGCGCGAGCAGTGGATCCGGGACAACTCGTTCTCGACGACCACCTACGAGGAGATCTTCTCCCTCCCCGACTCCTCGCCGGGCGGCGAGACCTACTACGCGACCACGGTCGGCGACGTGCGGCTCATCTCGCTGTACTCCACCCGCATCTGGCGCGGCACCGGTGCCGTGCCGGACCCGGCGGCGCGCACGAGCACGACCCGCTACCAGGAGTCGCGGCAGTCGCTGGCCGACCCGCTCAAGCAGGGGTACGGCGAGCACGTGTTCGAGGCCGTCGACGCCGAGAGCCCGCAGTACGCGTGGCTGCAGGACGAGCTCGCCAGCGAGGAGTTCGCCGCGGCGCGCTACCACGTCGTCATGCTCCACGAGGGTCCGCAGGGCCTCGGTGACAACGTCATGCCGCAGTTCGTCGACCCGCAGCGCATCGAGGAGCGCGACGACGCGGGCAACCTCGTCGGCGTCCGCTACGAGTACCCGCCGAGCGAGAACAAGCTCCTCACCGACCTCCAGCCGCTGCTCGAGGACGCGGGCGTCGACCTCGTCCACAACGGCCACAGCCACCTCTGGAACCGGTTCGTCGCCGCGAACGGCACCACGAACTTCCTCGAGACCTCCAACACCGGCAACTCGTACGGCGCGTACCACCCCCTCAGCGGACGCAGCCGCCCGCTGCCCCCGGCGCCCTGGGACGCGTCGCACTACCTGGCCCAGGGCAACCCGGGCGGCCTGGAGCCCGTCGTGCCGAACGTCGCGCCGTACACGGACGCCCAGGGCACGCCGCTGCCGTTCGTGCAGGACAACAACCTCGCGGTGTTCACGAAGCTGGACACGGGCTCGGGCGAGATCACGACGTACTCCTACGACGTGCGCACGCCGAACGTGCGCCCGAAGGTCATCGACGTCTTCACCATCGGCGACCCCGACGACTCCGAGGCGCCCGCGGTCACCCGCCAGCCGACGCACGTGACGGTGACCGCCGGCGAGGAGGCGACCTTCACGGCGGAGGCGTCCGGGGTCCCCGCGCCCGAGGTGCGCTGGCAGCGCCTCGTCGACGCGGAGTGGGTCGACGTGCCGGGGGCGACCGCGACGACGCTGCGGCTGCCGGCGGTGACGACGGCGCAGAACGGCGAGCAGCACCGCGCGGTGTTCACGAGCTCCGCCGGCTCGGTGCCGACCGCGGCCGCCGTGCTCACCGTGCGGGCCGCTCCGACCCCGCCCTCCGAGCCGGGTCCGGGCTCGCTCGGCCTCGGCAGCCGCG containing:
- a CDS encoding metallophosphoesterase produces the protein MTTLRARRPRASGRIVVTSLALLTSASALSGADASSRTPEQPAGVALAAGTSSLWTDPVGDARLLTDPFLQAPTADGVSVVWFTEFAGSDHTVLVGDGVGRLSAADLAAAARGTTYPGVTVFPATTGTLSQVAEDYQSNVPVKPAQSDGIVDRDVWRHEGVVTGLAAGERVPYRVVSRDGDKIAGSGTFSLKPAAQPGEDLDILLTSDHQAMVNTPANLQVAADTIGDIDAVFLAGDLVNIPDRASEWFDDTRGSGFFPVLQGNGGRTSTGGVSYAGGEIVQNAPLFPAVGNHEVQGRRAGATALGASYNAPVPRDVATAAYERVATEVNPGNDPAVREQWIRDNSFSTTTYEEIFSLPDSSPGGETYYATTVGDVRLISLYSTRIWRGTGAVPDPAARTSTTRYQESRQSLADPLKQGYGEHVFEAVDAESPQYAWLQDELASEEFAAARYHVVMLHEGPQGLGDNVMPQFVDPQRIEERDDAGNLVGVRYEYPPSENKLLTDLQPLLEDAGVDLVHNGHSHLWNRFVAANGTTNFLETSNTGNSYGAYHPLSGRSRPLPPAPWDASHYLAQGNPGGLEPVVPNVAPYTDAQGTPLPFVQDNNLAVFTKLDTGSGEITTYSYDVRTPNVRPKVIDVFTIGDPDDSEAPAVTRQPTHVTVTAGEEATFTAEASGVPAPEVRWQRLVDAEWVDVPGATATTLRLPAVTTAQNGEQHRAVFTSSAGSVPTAAAVLTVRAAPTPPSEPGPGSLGLGSRVVPGAPSAYGRIGSGKPISTFFVGEDGRRVTGTTYVSIRKAGTGSVTATAWAYVGRTTTVATPRIPSKGSWRVTVTFVPDDPRYRSTTRAWWLWATPTGR